TCGAGTGCGATCCCGTTCCTGTTCCCGGCGCACAAGCTCAATCGCGAGTACTTCGGCGACGGCTCGATGCGCCAGATCGCCCCGGTGAGCCCGGCGCTACACCTGGGCGCCGACCGCGTGGTGGTGGTGGGCACGGCTCGAATCCGCAACGACGATCCCGAGCGCACCCGGGGCGATACCTACCCGACTCTCGCGCAGGTAGCCGGCCACGTGATGAACTCGATCTTCCTGGACAGCCTCGCGGTGGACATCGAGCGCCTGGAGCGCATCAATCGCACGATCAGCGCGGTTCCGCAGGAAAGGCTGCGGCAGCTCGGCCTCACCCTGCACCACGTGGACGTGCTGGTGATGACTCCCTCCGAGCCGCTCGATGCGATCGCGATCCGCCACGTGGGCAGCCTTCCCGGGCCCATCCGCTTCCTGCTGCGCACCGTGGGGGCGATGCGCCGCGGCGGCGCCAACCTCGCGAGCTACCTCCTCTTCGAGCAGGGATACTGCCACGAGCTCATCGCACTGGGCTATCACGACACGATGAAACGCCGCGACGAGGTGGAGGCTTTCCTCGGCGGCGCCATGTGTCCCGTGCCCGGCGCTTACGCGCGCACGGTGAAGTTCTTCGTGCCGACAGCGAAAACTCCCGAAACCGGAGAAGAATGATGGACCGACCCGTTCCCCATGCCCGTACCGACTACCCCCATGCCTGCGCAATCACCACCCGCTGGATGGACAACGACGCCTACGGGCACGTGAACAATGTCATCCACTACTCGTACTTCGACACGGTGGTGAACGACTG
This Betaproteobacteria bacterium DNA region includes the following protein-coding sequences:
- a CDS encoding patatin-like phospholipase family protein translates to MQVAAEKTGLVLSGGGARAAYQVGVLQAIKEMLPDPSANPFPIIAGTSAGAVNAGALACGADDFGKAVDNLLDVWRNFEPRHVYRADIAGVTANSSRWLAGLFFGAFVRDQRISLLDNRPLGALLARRLEFGRIADNIAKGALDALAITCSGYTSGQSVSFFEAAPHLPAWKRSQRVGIRTKVQVDHLMASSAIPFLFPAHKLNREYFGDGSMRQIAPVSPALHLGADRVVVVGTARIRNDDPERTRGDTYPTLAQVAGHVMNSIFLDSLAVDIERLERINRTISAVPQERLRQLGLTLHHVDVLVMTPSEPLDAIAIRHVGSLPGPIRFLLRTVGAMRRGGANLASYLLFEQGYCHELIALGYHDTMKRRDEVEAFLGGAMCPVPGAYARTVKFFVPTAKTPETGEE